A stretch of Arachis hypogaea cultivar Tifrunner chromosome 15, arahy.Tifrunner.gnm2.J5K5, whole genome shotgun sequence DNA encodes these proteins:
- the LOC112748750 gene encoding uncharacterized protein — translation MDAILAHNKMITKQLADLTKQMERNQAAAIHTQPQAQEELTVEEENEREQANYIGNASRQAHDPYSKTYNPGWKNYPNFGWGNQQNDSQDQKPHNSNYFPTDTEKNPRGETKNVRWEECKAITLRDEEILEEEIRRHPKPNTEESRKNVGEAEHEINLVQMKEPILRPYVPKAPYPQRLRGGEKEKTYSTFLDTFKSLHINITSIETLQQMPSYIKCMKELLTKKNTVKGGQIVVMNKESSALIQKELPSKKKDPGSFHIPCAIGDTMIDRGFCDLGASINLIPLSLMKKLQINVLKSTDVIL, via the exons ATGGATGCCATACTAGCTCATAACAAGATGATCACTAAGCAACTGGCAGACCTCACTAAGCAAATGGAGAGGAATCAAGCTGCAGCAATCCATACTCAGCCACAAGCACAAGAAGAGTTAACTGTAGAGGAAGAAAATGAACGGGAACAGGCCAATTACATTGGCAATGCATCAAGACAAgcacatgatccatactccaagacctataaCCCTGGCTGGAAGAactacccaaactttgggtggggaaatcaacagaATGATAGCCAAGACCAAAAACCTCATAATTCCAACTA CTTCCCAACTGATACTGAGAAGAACCCAAGAGGAGAGACCAAGaatgtgagatgggaagaatgcaaagcaATTACTCTAAGAGATGAGGAAATCCTGGAGGAAGAAATCCGAAGACACCCTAAGCCCAACACAGAGGAGTCAAGGAAGAATGTAGGAGAGGCAGAACATGAAATTAACCTTGTGCAGATGAAGGAACCAATCCTGAGGCCCTATGTGCCAAAAGCACCCTACCCTCAGAGACTCAGAGGTGGTGAGAAAGAGAAAACATACTCTACGTTCCTGGATACATTCAAGTCTCTTCACATCAACATTACTTCCATTGAAACCCTTCAACAGATGCCATCTTACATCAAATGCATGAAGGAATTGCTAACCAAGAAAAACACCGTGAAAGGTGGACAAATAGTGGTGATGAATAAGGAAAGCAGTGCTCTTATACAGAAGGAGTTACCCTCAAagaagaaggatccagggagttttcatatcccctgcgcCATAGGAGACACAATGATTgatagaggattctgtgatctgggagcaagcataaatctaatacCTCTTTCTCTCATGAAGAAACTGCAGATCAATGTGCTAAAATCCACCGATGTAATCCTCTAA